A DNA window from Pseudomonas wuhanensis contains the following coding sequences:
- a CDS encoding PAAR domain-containing protein has product MAKPAARITDPTNCPMPGHGAEAIASGSSDVFFDGLAAARMGDTCTCGSALVSGVSATVFINGKNAALVDTVGTHGDVVVAGSSTVIIGDSHTPAPFIPPIPLSIQKTYGQSFNITDSETGAPLAFRDYVAMINGVETTGVTDANGIAHVKTPTPDAKISLHIMFSAPARTLHELAEGR; this is encoded by the coding sequence ATGGCAAAGCCCGCCGCACGCATAACCGATCCGACTAATTGCCCAATGCCAGGACATGGTGCCGAAGCCATCGCCTCAGGTTCGTCTGACGTGTTCTTCGACGGACTTGCTGCAGCCCGTATGGGTGACACGTGTACCTGCGGAAGCGCGTTGGTTTCAGGCGTATCAGCCACCGTATTCATTAATGGAAAAAACGCAGCACTTGTTGATACGGTGGGTACTCATGGAGATGTAGTGGTCGCAGGCTCCAGCACGGTCATCATCGGCGATTCGCATACCCCTGCGCCGTTCATACCTCCGATACCGCTCTCAATTCAGAAAACCTACGGGCAGTCGTTCAACATCACTGACAGTGAAACAGGTGCTCCTTTAGCCTTCCGTGACTACGTCGCAATGATCAACGGTGTAGAAACTACCGGTGTTACAGATGCCAACGGCATAGCTCATGTCAAAACCCCAACGCCAGATGCCAAGATCTCACTTCATATCATGTTCAGTGCACCGGCTAGGACGCTTCATGAACTGGCGGAGGGACGCTAA
- a CDS encoding peptidoglycan recognition protein family protein, whose amino-acid sequence MPAPFLTQAIAQEIKPGEFMCPIPITVNDRAATREAIIKKARSLNATFVERSSWGAAKGKPGMVMDWDYSMIALHHAGRSHSCTPGGGQMQEIQKGHMGQAYDDIGYHYGIDCTGQIFEGRDIRFQGSSVLKFNTGLIGIVLLENLTTPEEGGDWVAKGRVALDSIGYSTTNVIPAAQITALMHLIESLKSVFVIKHFGGHREYPGQASEGKICPGNIGMELVRNLRTKTQLLPPPAPQE is encoded by the coding sequence ATGCCTGCTCCGTTCTTAACACAAGCCATCGCCCAGGAAATCAAGCCTGGCGAGTTCATGTGCCCGATTCCGATTACCGTGAACGACCGCGCCGCAACGCGAGAGGCGATCATCAAAAAAGCACGCTCGCTGAACGCCACGTTCGTAGAACGCTCCTCATGGGGCGCTGCGAAAGGCAAGCCGGGTATGGTGATGGATTGGGACTACAGCATGATTGCCCTCCACCATGCTGGGCGAAGCCATAGCTGTACGCCAGGTGGTGGGCAAATGCAGGAAATTCAAAAAGGTCATATGGGCCAGGCCTACGACGATATCGGCTACCACTATGGGATTGATTGCACCGGCCAGATATTCGAGGGGCGTGACATCCGTTTTCAGGGATCGAGCGTGTTGAAGTTCAACACAGGTTTAATCGGGATTGTACTGCTTGAGAACCTGACGACACCGGAGGAGGGCGGCGACTGGGTCGCGAAGGGACGCGTCGCTCTCGACAGCATCGGCTACAGCACTACAAACGTGATTCCGGCTGCTCAGATTACCGCGCTGATGCATTTGATCGAATCACTTAAAAGCGTGTTCGTGATCAAACATTTCGGTGGTCACAGGGAGTATCCGGGACAGGCGTCCGAAGGGAAAATCTGTCCCGGCAATATAGGAATGGAGCTGGTAAGAAACCTCAGAACCAAGACACAGTTGTTGCCTCCACCGGCACCACAAGAATGA
- a CDS encoding SLATT domain-containing protein has protein sequence MKKELAQRLIAEKAYDVGYSAKLHFSTYEIVEKGPGWIGFVSICVGILSLIISWLAEKQMSAAVTILGITGMYIAYYSEKKDDYYAVGQKLTALFNKLKKLSMTCESSEKVSAEHLSELENIEHEFNSLCLSKHIFGASWLAHKKFFWEQQIGWIDEHLHFNFFRDKIPLSLYITIFGSLVVVLAVLAFNLDLTDLIDHIQRICTK, from the coding sequence ATGAAAAAAGAGCTAGCACAACGCTTGATTGCAGAAAAGGCTTATGACGTTGGATACAGCGCCAAATTGCATTTTTCCACCTATGAGATTGTGGAGAAAGGTCCTGGATGGATTGGTTTTGTATCGATATGCGTTGGTATCTTGTCACTCATTATTTCTTGGCTTGCAGAAAAACAGATGTCCGCTGCAGTAACAATATTAGGCATCACTGGTATGTACATTGCCTACTACTCCGAGAAAAAAGATGACTATTACGCTGTGGGACAAAAGCTGACTGCGCTTTTCAATAAACTGAAAAAACTGAGCATGACCTGCGAGTCAAGCGAAAAGGTTTCAGCTGAGCACTTAAGTGAGCTAGAGAATATTGAACATGAGTTTAACTCTCTCTGCTTGAGCAAACATATATTTGGGGCTAGCTGGCTTGCTCACAAGAAATTCTTTTGGGAGCAGCAGATAGGATGGATTGACGAACACCTTCATTTCAATTTTTTTAGAGACAAAATCCCTTTGTCTTTATACATCACGATTTTCGGTAGCTTGGTCGTTGTTCTGGCTGTTCTGGCATTTAACTTAGATCTGACAGATTTAATAGATCACATACAAAGGATCTGCACAAAATGA
- a CDS encoding DUF927 domain-containing protein, with protein sequence MSQRPNSTAKRPSFADVKAAALKDIDRVLSHWLPNGKRVDGGKEYTAPNPTRSDKRAGSLKVNLSKGTWADFATGDKGGDLIDLVRYLDGGTDVEACAKLADLLNVSPGAAQSPPLPGKAKAPEWIAIQPIPAEAMNKCPTKHRQHGVPSKVWIYRDAQGQPLMALYRFDLGLDEDGKPKKVFAPLTWCQRADGQTKQWRWQGLPDPRPLLRLDELNQRADAPVALCEGEKAADAAAELLPGYVATCWPNGSNSWHKADLTPLKGRDVLLWPDNDDSGKVCMDAVAEKLSEIGAASVRVIALDVFNRKPTLKGECAAFAKGGQWSDGDDAADALTKGWTAAHFVELESSGELSGLPVEKSVTEQADTKPEPKTKTATKRPAKSKNDLMPGGFRLTPEGVFYAGDDGEARPVCSPLAILARTRDEKGHNWGLLVEFDDPDGTKKRWNIPARTMTGDFGKDVLGPLVDMGLRLAGSRSGRNARNDLQSYLGGFDSAQRARLVTRLGWHDSAFLLPEQQVGAHSEHLHFYEAGAQLPPISEAGTLEQWQQQIGALCVGNHRLAFVVGVAFAGPLLHMLGHESGGFHLYGDSSGGKTTHLQVAASIYGGPRLVRSWRSTDNALESIAAAHSDGLLVLDEIGMCDARIIGETVYMLGNGTGKARANDRGQAGRQVQEWRLLFLSTGEKTLAQHMAEANKELKAGMEVRMLAVPADASKGLGMFDTLNGFEDAAALSDALKARVANYYGTPLTAFLTALCEPGKRHGWSSILRRTLEGFIAKSLPASASGQAHRAAARFGLAAAAGELATAMGITGWPDGTATTAARVCLNAWLNERGGAGNFEGDAILARLRQVIERFGESRFTRWESAAAKIDEHGPRTIDRLGFRKALEHGMGDTMHTTNTYYVLPEMWRSEIFRGMNINAVNKELLQRGVLEPGSDGKASSLVRLPGLGPQRCYIVKTIPGTDESEARAA encoded by the coding sequence ATGAGCCAACGCCCGAACAGCACCGCAAAACGACCAAGCTTTGCCGACGTAAAAGCCGCCGCGTTAAAAGACATTGATCGCGTCCTGTCGCATTGGCTGCCCAACGGCAAGCGCGTGGACGGCGGCAAGGAATACACCGCCCCGAATCCAACCCGCAGTGATAAGCGCGCCGGTTCGCTCAAGGTCAATTTGAGCAAGGGCACCTGGGCCGACTTCGCCACCGGTGACAAGGGCGGCGATCTGATCGATCTGGTGCGCTATTTGGACGGCGGCACCGATGTCGAGGCCTGCGCCAAACTGGCGGACCTGCTCAACGTCTCGCCCGGCGCCGCCCAGTCGCCCCCCCTCCCCGGCAAGGCAAAAGCGCCGGAGTGGATCGCCATACAGCCGATCCCGGCCGAGGCCATGAACAAGTGCCCGACCAAGCATCGACAGCACGGCGTGCCGTCCAAAGTGTGGATCTATCGTGATGCGCAAGGCCAGCCACTTATGGCGCTCTACCGCTTCGACCTCGGCCTGGATGAAGACGGCAAGCCTAAGAAGGTCTTTGCGCCACTGACATGGTGTCAGCGCGCCGATGGCCAAACTAAGCAGTGGCGGTGGCAAGGTCTGCCGGATCCGCGCCCATTGCTGCGCCTTGATGAACTGAACCAGCGCGCTGACGCGCCAGTTGCCCTGTGCGAAGGCGAAAAAGCTGCGGATGCCGCCGCCGAACTATTGCCCGGCTACGTGGCCACCTGCTGGCCGAACGGCTCCAACTCCTGGCACAAAGCCGACCTGACTCCGCTCAAAGGTCGCGACGTGCTGTTGTGGCCAGACAACGACGATAGCGGCAAAGTCTGCATGGACGCCGTCGCCGAAAAGCTGAGCGAAATCGGCGCCGCCTCGGTTCGAGTCATCGCACTGGATGTGTTCAATCGCAAGCCCACATTGAAGGGCGAATGCGCCGCCTTCGCCAAAGGTGGTCAGTGGAGCGACGGCGACGATGCAGCCGATGCACTCACCAAGGGCTGGACAGCCGCCCATTTCGTCGAACTGGAAAGCAGCGGTGAACTGTCCGGTTTGCCTGTGGAAAAGTCGGTCACGGAACAGGCTGACACCAAGCCGGAACCGAAGACAAAAACAGCGACCAAGCGCCCGGCAAAATCGAAAAATGACTTGATGCCCGGTGGCTTCCGCTTAACCCCCGAAGGCGTGTTTTATGCGGGCGACGACGGCGAGGCACGCCCGGTGTGTTCACCTCTGGCGATCCTCGCCCGTACCCGTGACGAGAAGGGCCACAACTGGGGACTGCTGGTCGAATTCGACGACCCAGACGGCACCAAGAAGCGCTGGAACATCCCGGCGCGCACCATGACCGGCGACTTTGGTAAAGACGTTCTTGGGCCTCTGGTGGACATGGGTTTACGTCTTGCAGGGAGTCGTTCGGGGCGTAATGCACGCAACGACCTGCAGAGTTACCTCGGCGGCTTCGACAGTGCGCAACGGGCGCGGCTGGTTACCCGCTTAGGTTGGCACGACAGCGCCTTTCTACTGCCCGAGCAGCAGGTCGGCGCGCACAGCGAACACCTGCACTTCTACGAGGCCGGTGCGCAACTTCCACCGATCAGCGAAGCGGGCACGCTGGAGCAATGGCAACAGCAGATCGGCGCTTTGTGTGTTGGCAACCATCGCTTGGCGTTTGTCGTCGGCGTGGCCTTTGCGGGTCCACTACTGCACATGCTCGGCCATGAGTCGGGCGGCTTTCACCTGTACGGCGACAGTTCAGGCGGCAAGACCACTCACCTGCAAGTCGCCGCCTCGATCTACGGCGGCCCACGTCTGGTGCGTTCGTGGCGCTCCACCGATAACGCGCTGGAATCCATCGCCGCCGCGCATTCCGACGGCCTCCTGGTGCTGGACGAAATCGGCATGTGCGATGCGCGCATCATCGGCGAGACGGTGTACATGCTCGGCAACGGTACCGGCAAAGCCCGCGCCAATGACCGGGGCCAAGCAGGCCGACAGGTACAGGAATGGCGGCTGCTGTTCCTTTCCACCGGCGAGAAGACCTTGGCCCAGCACATGGCAGAGGCCAACAAGGAGCTGAAAGCGGGCATGGAGGTGCGCATGCTCGCCGTCCCGGCCGATGCCAGCAAAGGCCTCGGCATGTTCGACACGCTCAATGGTTTTGAAGACGCCGCAGCACTGTCCGACGCGCTCAAGGCACGGGTGGCGAACTACTACGGCACACCACTCACTGCCTTCCTGACGGCGCTGTGCGAACCCGGCAAGCGTCACGGCTGGTCGTCCATCCTGCGCCGCACGCTGGAAGGTTTTATCGCCAAGTCGCTCCCGGCATCAGCCAGTGGACAGGCACATCGTGCGGCCGCTCGTTTCGGCCTTGCGGCAGCAGCGGGCGAGCTGGCCACCGCCATGGGCATCACCGGCTGGCCGGATGGGACCGCAACTACTGCGGCCCGAGTGTGTTTGAACGCCTGGTTAAACGAGCGTGGCGGCGCCGGTAACTTTGAGGGGGATGCGATCTTGGCGCGGCTGCGCCAGGTCATCGAGCGCTTTGGCGAAAGTCGCTTCACCCGCTGGGAATCGGCGGCGGCAAAAATCGACGAACACGGCCCGCGCACCATCGACCGGCTTGGCTTTCGCAAAGCGCTGGAGCATGGGATGGGCGACACAATGCACACCACAAACACTTATTACGTGCTCCCTGAGATGTGGCGCTCAGAAATCTTCCGGGGCATGAACATCAACGCAGTGAACAAGGAACTGTTGCAGCGCGGCGTGCTGGAGCCGGGCAGCGACGGTAAGGCGTCGAGTCTGGTCCGGTTGCCCGGCCTCGGTCCGCAACGCTGCTACATCGTGAAGACGATTCCGGGAACGGATGAGAGCGAGGCTCGGGCTGCCTGA
- a CDS encoding formate dehydrogenase subunit gamma, producing MPDEMLHLPMVNSLLERHKRSPGALLPILHEIQEGIGYIPDAAIPEIAHALNLSQAEVRGVISFYHDFRTAPPARHILRLCRAESCQSRGAEQLAAQLRERLQVDDHGSSADGNISLRPVYCLGACACSPALELDGQVHARLSAERLDALLDTCREDA from the coding sequence ATGCCTGATGAGATGTTGCACCTGCCTATGGTCAACAGCCTGTTGGAGCGCCACAAACGCTCCCCCGGCGCACTGTTGCCGATCCTTCATGAGATTCAGGAGGGCATCGGTTACATCCCCGATGCCGCCATTCCCGAGATTGCTCACGCCCTCAACCTGAGTCAGGCCGAGGTTCGCGGGGTGATCAGTTTCTACCATGACTTCCGCACCGCGCCTCCGGCCCGGCATATCCTGCGTCTGTGCCGGGCCGAGTCCTGCCAGAGCCGCGGCGCCGAGCAGCTCGCGGCGCAATTGCGCGAACGTCTGCAAGTGGACGACCACGGCAGCAGTGCCGACGGCAACATCAGTCTGCGCCCGGTGTATTGCCTCGGCGCCTGCGCCTGCTCGCCAGCCCTGGAGCTGGATGGCCAGGTGCATGCGCGGCTCAGCGCCGAGCGTCTGGATGCATTGCTCGATACTTGCCGGGAGGACGCATGA
- a CDS encoding formate dehydrogenase beta subunit, whose product MMPAFYLPRDSLARAVGAEEVAVALITHARGRFAPLELQRTSSRGLYWLEPLLEVDSPQGRIGFGPLTAADVPSVLDALQGESSDHPLALGLVEELPYLKTQQRLLFARAGITQPLSLEDYRAHGGFEGLTQAIALGGEQTATAVFDSGLRGRGGAAFPAGIKWRTVRGTQAAQKYIVCNADEGDSGTFADRMLMEGDPFLLIEGMAIAGITVGASYGYIYVRSEYPQAVTTLRAALEIARSNGYLGANVGGSGLAFDMEVRVGAGAYICGEETALLDSLEGKRGIVRAKPPIPALQGLFGLPTLVHNVLTLASVPMIMAKGAQFYRDYGMGRSLGTMPFQLAGNIRHGGLVERAFGLTLRELVEDYGGGTASGRPLKAAQVGGPLGAWVPPSQFDTPLDYEAFAAIGAMLGHGGVVVADDTLDMAHMARFAMQFCAEESCGKCTPCRIGSTRGVEVIDRLLAAPDQNGRDEQVIILKDLCDTLQYGSLCALGGMTSYPVVSALKHFPADFGLQASEADQ is encoded by the coding sequence ATGATGCCGGCTTTCTATCTGCCCCGTGATTCGCTGGCCCGTGCCGTGGGTGCCGAAGAGGTTGCGGTGGCCCTGATCACCCATGCCCGGGGACGCTTTGCGCCTCTGGAGTTGCAACGCACCAGTTCTCGCGGCCTGTACTGGCTGGAACCGCTGCTGGAAGTGGACAGCCCACAAGGCCGTATCGGCTTCGGTCCGCTGACCGCGGCCGATGTGCCGTCGGTGCTCGATGCGCTGCAAGGCGAGTCGTCCGACCATCCGCTGGCCTTGGGGCTGGTGGAAGAGTTGCCTTATCTAAAGACTCAACAACGCCTGCTGTTTGCCCGCGCCGGCATTACCCAGCCGCTGTCCCTGGAGGATTACCGGGCTCACGGCGGCTTTGAGGGCTTGACCCAGGCCATCGCCCTGGGCGGCGAGCAGACCGCGACTGCAGTATTCGATTCGGGCCTGCGTGGCCGTGGCGGCGCGGCGTTCCCGGCCGGGATCAAATGGCGCACGGTGCGCGGCACTCAGGCTGCACAGAAATACATCGTGTGCAACGCCGACGAAGGCGACTCCGGCACCTTCGCCGACCGCATGTTGATGGAAGGCGACCCCTTCCTGCTGATCGAAGGCATGGCCATTGCCGGCATCACCGTCGGCGCCAGCTACGGCTACATCTATGTGCGCTCGGAATATCCACAGGCCGTGACCACCCTACGTGCGGCGCTGGAGATTGCCCGGTCAAACGGTTACCTCGGTGCCAATGTCGGCGGCAGCGGTCTGGCCTTCGATATGGAAGTGCGAGTCGGTGCCGGTGCTTACATCTGCGGCGAGGAAACCGCGCTGCTGGACTCGCTCGAAGGCAAGCGCGGGATTGTCCGCGCCAAGCCGCCGATCCCGGCCTTGCAGGGCCTGTTCGGCCTGCCGACCCTGGTGCACAACGTGCTGACGCTGGCCTCGGTGCCAATGATTATGGCCAAGGGCGCGCAGTTCTATCGCGATTACGGCATGGGCCGCTCCCTGGGCACCATGCCCTTCCAACTGGCGGGTAATATTCGTCACGGCGGTCTGGTGGAACGGGCCTTTGGCTTGACCCTGCGGGAACTGGTGGAAGACTACGGCGGCGGGACCGCCAGCGGCCGACCGCTGAAGGCCGCCCAGGTTGGCGGCCCTCTCGGCGCCTGGGTGCCACCGTCGCAATTCGACACGCCGTTGGATTACGAAGCGTTCGCCGCCATCGGCGCAATGCTCGGTCACGGTGGTGTGGTGGTGGCTGATGACACGTTGGATATGGCCCACATGGCGCGCTTCGCCATGCAGTTTTGTGCCGAGGAATCCTGTGGCAAATGCACGCCGTGCCGCATCGGCTCGACCCGGGGCGTGGAGGTGATTGACCGCCTGCTGGCCGCGCCTGACCAGAACGGTCGCGATGAGCAGGTGATCATCCTCAAGGACCTGTGCGACACGCTGCAATACGGTTCGCTGTGCGCATTGGGCGGCATGACTTCCTATCCGGTCGTCAGCGCCCTCAAGCACTTCCCCGCCGACTTCGGTCTGCAAGCCTCGGAGGCCGACCAATGA
- a CDS encoding SMODS domain-containing nucleotidyltransferase, whose protein sequence is MTKELFEQFRKNLAVKNSDAISKSYRQTTSKLNEKYYELDSEISNCRQVGSYGRRTAVHGVSDLDMAFILPWEVYDRFNKYENNKQSALLAEIRLILKEKFPNRDVKAQQQVVSIDFTDYIVEVLPAFLNEDGSYTYPDANDGGQWRTCNPISEIDETNSLNQLKNHNLKRLCKMIRAWKNDHGVPMKGMLIDTLCYQFLKGTTDYDTKSYSAYGEMTKDFFAYLVDIDQEKEQWRAPGSGSIVTKSGNFHPKAKKALRRLQEALDDPEVAHERWSAVFGENFPEYVEEEKRQAIARNEIKNLEQFIGQKFSLDIHYNLEIDCTVKNEGDQLRNLMSRIGLYKIPKQRELTFYVKHINVPPPFKLYWKVRNVGPEAIRRNMLRGQIQMDSGYHQITEHSDFQGEHYVECFAVKENICVARGRIVVPI, encoded by the coding sequence ATGACAAAAGAACTATTTGAGCAATTCAGAAAAAATCTAGCAGTAAAAAATTCTGATGCCATTTCAAAAAGTTACAGACAAACAACGAGCAAGCTAAACGAAAAATATTACGAACTAGACTCTGAAATTTCAAACTGTCGGCAAGTTGGTTCTTATGGACGCCGCACTGCAGTACATGGGGTAAGCGACTTAGACATGGCTTTCATCTTACCCTGGGAAGTCTACGACCGATTCAATAAATATGAAAACAACAAACAGTCGGCCTTACTCGCTGAAATAAGGTTAATTCTAAAAGAAAAATTCCCAAATCGAGACGTAAAAGCGCAACAACAAGTGGTGTCAATTGACTTCACTGATTACATCGTTGAAGTGCTACCTGCCTTTCTGAATGAAGATGGAAGCTATACCTATCCAGATGCAAATGATGGTGGCCAGTGGAGGACCTGTAATCCAATTTCAGAAATTGATGAAACGAACTCACTAAATCAGCTTAAAAACCACAACCTTAAGAGGCTGTGTAAAATGATTCGCGCATGGAAGAACGATCATGGCGTGCCTATGAAAGGCATGCTTATTGACACTCTATGCTATCAATTCTTAAAAGGTACAACTGACTACGACACGAAATCCTACTCAGCTTACGGGGAAATGACTAAAGATTTTTTTGCTTACCTCGTCGATATTGATCAAGAGAAAGAGCAGTGGAGAGCTCCTGGTAGTGGTTCAATTGTTACAAAAAGTGGAAATTTCCACCCTAAAGCAAAAAAAGCACTGCGAAGACTCCAAGAGGCATTAGATGACCCGGAGGTTGCCCATGAACGATGGAGTGCTGTATTTGGAGAAAACTTCCCCGAATATGTGGAAGAAGAAAAGCGCCAAGCCATTGCGCGAAATGAAATAAAAAACCTAGAGCAATTTATTGGTCAAAAATTTAGCTTAGACATTCACTACAACTTAGAAATTGACTGCACCGTTAAAAACGAAGGAGACCAACTCAGAAATCTGATGTCACGTATTGGCCTCTACAAAATACCTAAACAACGAGAACTTACGTTTTACGTTAAGCATATAAATGTCCCCCCTCCCTTTAAGCTCTATTGGAAGGTTAGAAATGTAGGACCGGAAGCAATTCGGCGAAATATGTTAAGAGGGCAAATTCAGATGGACAGTGGCTATCATCAGATCACCGAGCACTCAGATTTTCAGGGAGAACACTACGTCGAATGCTTTGCGGTAAAAGAAAATATCTGCGTGGCTCGTGGCCGCATCGTCGTTCCAATCTGA
- a CDS encoding DUF3077 domain-containing protein produces the protein MTDQPELKTIGLTPAIYCSDQPLFHVTRGVPLGDALAMASDFLFLAKKLTEDAAYDRDTDRHAWAAHYLTAMSKAVVDDAVKVLRRDGSDASR, from the coding sequence ATGACCGATCAACCAGAACTCAAAACCATCGGACTAACACCTGCCATTTACTGCTCCGATCAACCGCTTTTCCATGTCACTCGCGGCGTTCCGCTCGGCGATGCGTTAGCCATGGCTTCTGATTTCCTGTTTCTCGCCAAAAAGCTGACCGAAGATGCTGCTTACGACAGGGACACCGACCGCCACGCTTGGGCCGCGCATTATTTGACGGCGATGAGTAAGGCGGTGGTTGATGATGCGGTGAAGGTGCTTAGGCGGGATGGTTCTGATGCCAGTCGGTAA
- a CDS encoding DUF3077 domain-containing protein, protein MTASTTLGHATFSRVNATDLKLFRVNAGVPVEDALEMVSLLQHHANQLNLDAAMSDHGERFSWPALYLGEMAKALIDDINDALFLPRADA, encoded by the coding sequence ATGACCGCTTCTACCACACTGGGCCACGCCACTTTCTCCCGCGTTAACGCGACCGACCTGAAGCTGTTCCGGGTCAACGCTGGTGTTCCAGTCGAGGATGCGCTGGAGATGGTGTCGCTGCTACAGCATCACGCGAACCAGCTCAACCTCGACGCCGCCATGAGCGACCACGGCGAGCGTTTCAGTTGGCCCGCTCTGTACCTGGGCGAGATGGCCAAAGCCCTGATCGATGACATCAACGACGCACTGTTTTTGCCGAGGGCTGACGCATGA
- a CDS encoding chromosome segregation protein SMC, producing the protein MNEFQAPTEQREPLTNELEGLEVAGLSEVVPDGSETIGHCEKKQQLLHEIERLKVVRDKYLSEAEQLHTEIAPLEALLEGDEVMDADRAYEIRKQYNTLKIPYDSRMHHASIMGNKIARRESLANHETLMAGFTDSMANWKADEQELNEKRDSLSARLEQIRQQATEDLAKARQAETDAATAYAQAVAWGDTEGEKNANAEAQKAAKNLASATEHNRRQHLIMTALEHELATVDQYIAEAQKEHKAIERKALYLARTVLEEQWNEKAQALLDMGGKLWAAINLVGGDQVSLMKLVLPEEGERFGNWTSSDLSERSYKYTVQDVLSL; encoded by the coding sequence ATGAACGAATTTCAAGCACCGACAGAGCAACGCGAACCGCTGACCAATGAACTGGAAGGCCTTGAAGTCGCAGGACTTTCAGAGGTTGTGCCGGACGGCAGTGAAACGATCGGCCATTGCGAAAAGAAACAGCAGCTGCTGCACGAAATCGAAAGATTGAAAGTCGTGCGGGATAAATACCTGAGTGAAGCCGAACAACTGCATACCGAAATAGCTCCGCTGGAAGCGCTATTGGAGGGCGACGAGGTCATGGATGCTGATCGAGCATATGAAATACGGAAACAGTACAACACCCTGAAAATCCCTTACGACTCTCGAATGCATCACGCCAGCATCATGGGCAATAAGATTGCTCGACGCGAGAGTCTCGCCAATCACGAAACCTTGATGGCCGGTTTCACCGACTCGATGGCGAATTGGAAAGCGGACGAGCAAGAACTCAACGAAAAGCGGGATAGCCTCAGTGCCCGCTTGGAACAGATCCGACAGCAAGCAACCGAAGACTTGGCGAAAGCACGGCAAGCCGAAACCGATGCAGCAACCGCTTATGCACAGGCGGTGGCATGGGGCGACACCGAGGGCGAAAAGAACGCCAACGCAGAAGCGCAGAAGGCTGCGAAAAACCTCGCGTCTGCGACCGAGCACAATCGTCGACAACACCTGATCATGACCGCGCTAGAGCACGAGCTGGCCACAGTCGACCAATACATTGCCGAGGCTCAGAAGGAACATAAAGCCATCGAAAGAAAAGCACTGTACCTGGCGCGGACGGTTTTAGAGGAACAGTGGAACGAAAAAGCTCAAGCATTGCTGGACATGGGAGGAAAGCTCTGGGCGGCCATTAACCTAGTTGGTGGCGATCAAGTTAGTCTGATGAAGTTGGTGCTTCCTGAGGAGGGTGAAAGATTCGGTAACTGGACTAGCAGTGACTTGTCGGAGCGTTCCTACAAATACACCGTACAGGACGTCCTCTCGTTGTAA